From a single Couchioplanes caeruleus genomic region:
- the rsmH gene encoding 16S rRNA (cytosine(1402)-N(4))-methyltransferase RsmH, translating into MGVDMGELRGTHVPVLLERCLELLAPALDRRGAVHVDFTLGLGGHAEAVLERHPDTVLVGLDRDLEALAHSRRRLERFAGRTHLVHAVYDELPEVLADLGYPAFHSGLFDLGVSSLQLDEADRGFAYAKDAPLDMRMDQSRGITAEEVVNGYEPGELVRILRQYGEEKFAQRIVSAIVRERAKGRIVSSARLADLVRDAIPAAARRTGGNPAKRTFQALRIEVNAELAALESAVPAALDLLAPKGRLVVMSYQSLEDRIVKRALAERARSTGPVDLPVELPGTGPSLRLLTRGSEPPTAAEVAENPRAASVKLRAAERIDEQDQARGAARERPRMSATHGGRGRRRPGEHQEGEGH; encoded by the coding sequence ATGGGGGTCGACATGGGGGAGCTGCGCGGCACGCACGTGCCGGTGCTGCTCGAGCGCTGTCTCGAGCTGCTCGCCCCCGCGCTGGATCGCCGGGGGGCGGTCCACGTCGACTTCACGCTCGGGCTCGGCGGGCACGCCGAGGCGGTGCTGGAACGGCACCCCGACACCGTCCTCGTCGGACTCGACCGCGACCTCGAGGCGCTCGCGCACTCGCGGCGCCGGCTCGAACGGTTCGCCGGCCGCACGCACCTGGTGCACGCGGTGTACGACGAGCTGCCGGAGGTCCTCGCGGACCTGGGCTACCCCGCGTTCCACAGTGGGCTGTTCGACCTGGGCGTCTCGTCGCTGCAGCTGGACGAGGCGGACCGGGGCTTCGCGTACGCGAAGGACGCGCCGCTGGACATGCGGATGGACCAGTCCCGCGGGATCACCGCGGAGGAGGTCGTCAACGGGTACGAGCCCGGCGAGCTCGTCCGCATCCTCCGGCAGTACGGCGAGGAGAAGTTCGCGCAGCGCATCGTCTCGGCGATCGTCCGGGAGCGGGCGAAGGGGCGGATCGTCTCCTCGGCGCGGCTCGCCGACCTGGTCCGGGACGCCATCCCGGCCGCCGCGCGGCGAACGGGTGGAAATCCCGCGAAAAGAACGTTTCAGGCGCTACGTATTGAGGTAAATGCGGAGCTCGCCGCGCTCGAGTCCGCGGTACCGGCTGCTTTGGACTTGTTGGCCCCGAAAGGGCGCCTTGTGGTGATGTCGTATCAATCATTGGAGGACCGGATCGTCAAGCGCGCCCTGGCCGAGAGGGCGCGCAGCACCGGTCCGGTCGACCTGCCGGTCGAGCTGCCGGGGACGGGACCGAGCCTGCGGCTGCTGACCCGCGGATCGGAGCCGCCGACGGCGGCGGAGGTCGCGGAGAACCCGCGGGCGGCTTCGGTGAAGCTGCGCGCGGCGGAACGGATCGACGAGCAGGACCAGGCACGAGGGGCCGCCCGCGAACGGCCCCGGATGTCTGCCACGCACGGGGGACGAGGGCGGCGACGCCCGGGGGAACACCAGGAGGGGGAGGGGCATTGA
- the mraZ gene encoding division/cell wall cluster transcriptional repressor MraZ gives MFLGTHTPRLDDKGRLILPAKFRDELAGGVVITKGQERCLYVFPMPEFQRIAGQLRDQPVTNKAARAYSRVFFASAHDEIPDKQGRVTIPVHLREYATLDRELVVIGASTRVEIWDKQSWEQYLSASEDEFADIEEGVLPGGL, from the coding sequence ATGTTCCTCGGCACACACACCCCGCGCCTGGACGACAAGGGCCGGCTGATCCTTCCGGCGAAGTTCCGGGACGAGCTGGCGGGAGGTGTCGTGATCACCAAGGGACAGGAACGCTGTCTGTACGTGTTCCCGATGCCGGAGTTCCAGCGCATCGCCGGGCAGCTTCGCGACCAGCCGGTCACCAACAAGGCCGCCCGGGCCTACAGCCGGGTGTTCTTCGCCAGCGCGCACGACGAGATCCCCGACAAGCAGGGCCGGGTCACCATCCCGGTGCACCTGCGCGAGTACGCGACGCTCGACCGCGAGCTCGTGGTGATCGGCGCGAGCACGCGGGTGGAGATCTGGGACAAGCAGTCCTGGGAGCAGTACCTCTCGGCGAGCGAGGACGAGTTCGCCGACATCGAGGAGGGGGTGCTGCCCGGCGGACTGTAG
- a CDS encoding C40 family peptidase — MHERSSSRGRRTSVGTGTVALSLGLCLCAGQLVATPAASAAPVTTAAAVKSVKPKQTVKYSKRTVAWGSSVKVTTKLIDPKNGKKVVYGSVRLQSKINGKWKTWQTKRTRTGTVSFTTKPGTSSWYRTYYTGTKGLTPAATKAVKIKVKASGAKILAEAKRHKGAPYRFGASGPKRFDCSGYTMYVYRKAAGKKLPHKANSQQRYGSSVSKSKKKAGDLLVFRSGSYGTHVGIYAGGGYMWAAPHTGSSVKKQKVYSSNYVVRRMV, encoded by the coding sequence GTGCACGAACGCAGTTCGAGCCGTGGCCGCCGCACGTCCGTCGGCACCGGAACCGTCGCACTGTCCCTGGGTCTCTGCCTCTGCGCCGGCCAGCTGGTCGCGACGCCGGCAGCGTCCGCCGCTCCGGTCACCACGGCGGCAGCGGTCAAGTCCGTCAAGCCCAAGCAGACCGTCAAGTACAGCAAGCGGACGGTCGCGTGGGGGTCGTCGGTCAAGGTCACGACCAAGCTGATCGACCCGAAGAACGGCAAGAAGGTCGTCTACGGGTCGGTCCGTCTGCAGTCGAAGATCAACGGCAAGTGGAAGACCTGGCAGACCAAGCGGACGAGGACCGGGACGGTCAGCTTCACCACGAAGCCCGGCACCTCGTCCTGGTACCGCACGTACTACACCGGCACCAAGGGCCTGACCCCGGCCGCCACCAAGGCCGTCAAGATCAAGGTCAAGGCCAGCGGCGCGAAGATCCTCGCCGAGGCCAAGAGGCACAAGGGCGCCCCGTACCGCTTCGGCGCGTCGGGCCCCAAGCGCTTCGACTGCTCCGGCTACACGATGTACGTGTACCGCAAGGCCGCCGGCAAGAAGCTGCCGCACAAGGCCAACTCGCAGCAGCGGTACGGCTCGTCGGTCAGCAAGAGCAAGAAGAAGGCGGGCGACCTGCTCGTCTTCCGGTCCGGCTCGTACGGCACCCACGTGGGCATCTACGCGGGTGGCGGCTACATGTGGGCCGCGCCGCACACCGGTTCCTCGGTGAAGAAGCAGAAGGTCTACAGCAGCAACTACGTCGTCCGGCGAATGGTCTGA
- a CDS encoding Mur ligase family protein, with translation MPLRAKVASSVSRTAAALSRAAGRGDGSVIGGWIGLKIDPDLLRNLASGRAIALVSGTNGKTTTTRFAAAALGVLGPVATNSFGANMPTGHTSALAKAGATPFAVLEVDEHYLARVIDETTPRVVALLNLSRDQLDRAKEVAMMAQLWRTALAAHPDVHVVANADDPMVVWSAVGAGHVTWFSAGQRWTDDSWVCPECGAPINRAQGDWWCTGCTLRRPQAQWTVEDEGVVDPRGDWHLVKLQLPGQVNLGNAATALALAAEFGVRPIEAVPRLASVASVAGRYAQVERDGRTIRLLLAKNPASWLEAFDMAEEAPTLLSINARDPDGFDTSWLYDVDFSPLRGRPVLITGDRAFDLAVRLEVNEVPFRHVHTFDEAIQATPPGRLEVIANYTAFQDIRAELDRVN, from the coding sequence ATGCCCCTGCGGGCCAAGGTTGCGAGTTCCGTGTCGCGCACGGCCGCCGCGCTCTCACGCGCGGCCGGTCGCGGCGACGGCTCTGTGATCGGCGGCTGGATCGGCCTGAAGATCGATCCTGACCTGCTGCGCAACCTCGCCTCCGGGCGGGCGATCGCACTCGTCTCGGGCACCAACGGCAAGACCACGACGACCCGGTTCGCCGCCGCCGCGCTCGGCGTGCTCGGGCCGGTCGCCACCAACTCCTTCGGCGCCAACATGCCCACCGGGCACACCTCCGCGCTGGCGAAGGCGGGCGCGACCCCGTTCGCCGTGCTCGAGGTCGACGAGCACTATCTGGCCCGCGTGATCGACGAGACGACCCCACGCGTCGTGGCCCTGCTCAACCTCTCCCGCGACCAGCTCGACCGGGCCAAGGAGGTGGCGATGATGGCGCAGCTGTGGCGCACCGCCCTCGCCGCCCACCCGGACGTGCACGTCGTGGCCAACGCCGACGACCCGATGGTGGTCTGGTCCGCGGTCGGCGCCGGCCACGTCACCTGGTTCAGCGCCGGGCAGCGGTGGACCGACGACTCGTGGGTCTGCCCCGAGTGCGGCGCCCCCATCAACCGGGCCCAGGGCGACTGGTGGTGCACCGGCTGCACGCTGCGCCGCCCCCAGGCCCAGTGGACCGTCGAGGACGAGGGCGTCGTCGACCCCCGCGGCGACTGGCACCTGGTCAAACTCCAACTGCCCGGGCAGGTCAACCTGGGCAACGCGGCCACCGCGCTGGCCCTGGCCGCGGAATTCGGCGTACGCCCGATAGAGGCCGTCCCCCGCCTGGCGAGCGTGGCCTCCGTGGCCGGCCGCTACGCGCAGGTCGAGCGTGACGGGCGCACCATCCGGCTGCTGCTGGCCAAGAACCCGGCGAGCTGGCTGGAGGCGTTCGACATGGCCGAGGAGGCGCCGACGCTGCTCTCGATCAACGCCCGGGACCCCGACGGCTTCGACACCTCCTGGCTCTACGACGTCGACTTCTCGCCGCTGCGCGGACGCCCCGTGCTGATCACCGGCGACCGCGCCTTCGACCTCGCCGTACGCCTGGAAGTGAACGAAGTGCCGTTCCGGCACGTGCATACCTTCGACGAGGCGATCCAGGCCACTCCGCCCGGACGGCTCGAGGTGATCGCCAACTACACGGCGTTCCAGGACATCCGAGCGGAGTTGGACCGTGTCAACTGA
- a CDS encoding type 1 glutamine amidotransferase: protein MTESVLRIVWIYPDLLSTYGDRGNMLILARRAALRGIPVESYQVRSDQAMPSTADIYLIGGGEDGPQALAAQRLIADGGLHRAVAQGAAVLAVCAGYQLFGRSFYAKGAQCAGLDLLDISSDRGETRAVGEVRGDIDPRLGLPPLTGFENHGGRTHLGPGVAPLARVTAGIGNDGHTEGAWHGKILGTYAHGPALARNPDIADLLLRWAIGADSLAPLDDTWADRLRGERLAAASA, encoded by the coding sequence ATGACTGAGAGCGTCCTCCGGATCGTCTGGATCTATCCGGACCTGCTGTCGACGTACGGCGACCGCGGCAACATGCTCATCCTGGCCCGTCGTGCCGCCCTGCGTGGCATCCCGGTGGAGAGCTACCAGGTGCGCTCCGACCAGGCGATGCCCTCGACCGCCGACATCTACCTCATCGGCGGCGGCGAGGACGGCCCGCAGGCCCTGGCAGCCCAGCGCCTGATCGCCGACGGCGGCCTGCACCGGGCGGTCGCCCAGGGCGCGGCGGTGCTCGCGGTGTGCGCCGGTTACCAGCTCTTCGGTCGATCGTTCTACGCCAAGGGAGCCCAGTGCGCCGGGCTCGACCTGCTCGACATCTCCTCGGACCGCGGCGAGACCCGCGCGGTCGGCGAGGTGCGCGGCGACATCGACCCGCGGCTGGGACTCCCGCCGCTGACCGGCTTCGAGAACCACGGCGGCCGCACCCACCTCGGCCCGGGCGTCGCACCGCTGGCCCGGGTCACCGCCGGCATCGGCAACGACGGCCACACCGAGGGCGCGTGGCACGGGAAGATCCTCGGCACGTACGCGCACGGCCCGGCGCTCGCCCGCAACCCAGATATAGCCGATCTGCTCCTGCGCTGGGCGATCGGCGCGGATAGTCTTGCACCTCTCGACGACACCTGGGCCGACCGGCTCCGAGGCGAACGGCTCGCCGCCGCAAGCGCCTGA
- a CDS encoding TVP38/TMEM64 family protein, with protein sequence MTDTLIAPRGVHISPADPQASQQNPDTPAGAELEHAPMGWRRRALRFGVLTSVVAVLGGAAALLPLQSIADSVLALGPAAAVAIAVVGGLLLSVLVPRTAITLACGALLGPATGAATALAAAVIAAIATYYAGRWAGRGALGAKNGSRLKRLDGWLNRRGLAAVLLVRFLPLAPYGLIGYAYGTTSVCRKRYLLGTTLAAIPSAVSYAVIGAAVASPGSLNPVTLAPALIGFALTTTIVLRWRLAARRAGAATPAPTAA encoded by the coding sequence ATGACTGACACCCTGATCGCCCCGCGGGGCGTGCACATCTCCCCCGCGGACCCTCAGGCCAGCCAGCAGAACCCGGACACGCCGGCGGGCGCCGAGCTCGAGCACGCCCCGATGGGGTGGCGCCGGCGGGCCCTGCGCTTCGGTGTCCTCACCTCCGTCGTCGCCGTCCTGGGCGGCGCCGCAGCGCTGTTGCCCCTGCAGTCGATCGCCGATTCCGTCCTCGCGCTCGGCCCGGCCGCCGCGGTCGCGATCGCCGTGGTGGGCGGCCTGCTCCTCTCGGTGCTGGTGCCACGCACGGCCATCACCCTGGCGTGCGGCGCCCTGCTCGGCCCGGCGACCGGCGCGGCCACCGCCCTCGCCGCCGCCGTGATCGCGGCCATCGCGACCTACTACGCGGGCCGCTGGGCGGGCCGCGGCGCGCTCGGCGCCAAGAACGGCAGCCGCCTCAAGCGCCTCGACGGCTGGCTCAACCGCCGCGGCCTGGCGGCGGTCCTGCTGGTCCGCTTCCTGCCGCTGGCCCCCTACGGCCTCATCGGCTACGCGTACGGCACGACGTCGGTCTGCCGCAAGCGCTACCTCCTGGGCACCACGCTCGCCGCCATCCCGTCGGCGGTCTCGTACGCGGTCATCGGCGCGGCCGTGGCCTCCCCCGGCTCCCTGAACCCGGTCACGCTGGCCCCGGCCCTGATCGGCTTCGCCCTCACGACGACAATCGTCCTCCGCTGGCGCCTCGCCGCCCGCCGCGCCGGCGCCGCGACCCCGGCCCCCACGGCCGCCTGA
- the aroA gene encoding 3-phosphoshikimate 1-carboxyvinyltransferase, translating to MPDLPDVLPVAPLTAPLDATVRPPGSKSITNRALICAALTPGASVLTGVLFADDTRAMMSAVAALGARVEADEATRTVTVTGIDARAAATAGMIDARQSGTTSRFILPAAALLSGRTVVDGSAQLRARPFGPVLAALRDAGAVVEELDRPGYLPAAVRGPLRGGPVEVSGHISSQFLSGLLMAGPLMARGLSVSVTSPLVSVPYVEMTKAVMAAFGVTVDGLVVPPGGYRPTRYAVEPDASAASYFLGAAAVAGGRVTVAGLGTGSLQGDVRFADVLEQMGATVSRTADSVTVSSAGRLHGVDVDMADISDTAQTLAAVAVYADTPTRVRGIGFIRKKETDRLAAVVTELRRAGIDAVEDEDGFTIHPGQPRPTRFATYEDHRMAMSMALLGLRTPGIEIQDPGCVAKTYPDYFTDLAALA from the coding sequence GTGCCTGATCTTCCGGACGTGCTGCCCGTCGCCCCGCTGACCGCGCCCCTGGACGCCACGGTGCGCCCGCCCGGCTCGAAGAGCATCACCAACCGGGCGCTGATCTGCGCCGCGCTCACCCCTGGCGCCTCGGTGCTGACCGGCGTGCTCTTCGCCGACGACACCCGGGCCATGATGTCCGCGGTCGCCGCACTCGGCGCGCGGGTCGAGGCCGACGAGGCCACGCGTACGGTCACCGTCACCGGCATCGACGCGCGAGCGGCCGCCACGGCCGGGATGATCGACGCGCGGCAGTCCGGCACCACGTCCCGGTTCATCCTGCCCGCGGCGGCGCTGCTGTCCGGCCGTACGGTCGTGGACGGCTCCGCCCAGCTGCGCGCCCGCCCGTTCGGCCCGGTCCTGGCCGCGCTGCGCGACGCCGGCGCGGTGGTCGAGGAGCTGGACCGGCCCGGCTACCTGCCCGCGGCCGTACGCGGCCCGCTGCGCGGCGGCCCGGTCGAGGTCAGCGGGCACATCTCCAGCCAGTTCCTCTCCGGGCTGCTCATGGCGGGCCCGCTGATGGCACGGGGTCTGTCCGTGTCGGTGACCTCGCCGCTCGTCTCGGTGCCGTACGTGGAGATGACCAAGGCCGTGATGGCGGCGTTCGGGGTGACCGTCGACGGCCTGGTCGTGCCCCCGGGCGGCTACCGCCCCACCCGCTACGCCGTCGAACCGGACGCCAGCGCCGCCTCCTACTTCCTCGGCGCGGCCGCCGTGGCGGGCGGCCGGGTGACGGTCGCGGGGCTGGGCACCGGCAGCCTGCAGGGCGACGTACGCTTCGCCGACGTGCTGGAGCAGATGGGCGCCACGGTGTCACGCACGGCGGACTCGGTGACGGTCAGCTCGGCCGGCCGGCTGCACGGCGTCGATGTCGACATGGCCGACATCTCGGACACGGCCCAGACGCTCGCCGCGGTCGCGGTGTATGCCGACACCCCGACCCGCGTGCGCGGCATCGGCTTCATCAGGAAGAAGGAGACCGACCGTCTCGCCGCGGTCGTCACCGAACTGCGCCGGGCCGGCATCGACGCGGTCGAGGACGAGGACGGGTTCACGATCCACCCGGGGCAGCCGCGGCCGACCCGCTTCGCCACGTACGAGGACCACCGGATGGCGATGAGCATGGCGCTGCTGGGGCTGCGGACGCCGGGCATCGAGATCCAGGACCCGGGCTGCGTCGCGAAAACCTACCCGGACTACTTCACCGACCTCGCGGCGCTCGCCTGA
- the leuS gene encoding leucine--tRNA ligase: MVTMSESETNADIPPYRYTAAMAAEIEPRWQAYWADNGTFNAPNPTGELADPTHPRAGAGAPKLHVQDMFPYPSGSGLHVGHPLGYIGTDSYTRYKRMAGYNVLHPMGFDAFGLPAEQYAVQTGTHPRSTTEANIERYRGQLRRLGLAYDNRRSFSTTDPDYYRWTQWIFLQVFNSWFDPDLRKARPIDDLIAEFEAGTREVPGGRAWSQLPAVERRKVVDGFRLAYVSEAPVNWCPGLGTVLANEEVTPDGRSERGNYPVFQRSLKQWMMRITAYGDRLVDDLDALDWPEPVKLMQRNWIGRSRGAHVDFPLDGDDVVSVFTTRPDTLFGATYMVLAPEHTLVDSIVPAAWPEGTNPAWTGGAAGPAEAVRAYRAAAAAKTEEERTDAKVKTGVFTGAFATNPVNGAKVPVFIADYVLAGYGTGAIMAVPGHDERDWDFAQTFDLPIVRTIETPEGFDGAYTGDGAVINSDFLNGKGVTDAKASMIAWLEEKGHGRGATTFRLRDWLFSRQRYWGEPFPIVYDETGLPVALPESMLPVELPEVDDFSPRTFDPDDADSEPETPLSRKKDWVNVELDLGDGLKTYTRETNTMPQWAGSCWYELRYLDPHNDKVLVDPQNEAYWMGPQRPGDPGGVDLYVGGVEHAVLHLLYARFWHKVLYDLGHVSSFEPFRKLFNQGYIQAYAYQDERGFYVPAEEVVERDGAYYYGDKQVTRSYGKMGKSLKNVVTPDEMSEQYGADTFRVYEMAMGPLDVSRPWETRAVVGSQRFLQRVWRLIVDEETGAIRVTDTPLDPKTRRALHQTIAGVREDMDELRFNTAIAKLIQLTNTLTPLQTTSREAIEPLVLMMSPFAPHLAEELWRKLGHDGTCAYADFPVADPAQLVAESVTYPVQINGKVRGRVEVAPDTAEDAVRAAALDAVADALAGREPRKVIVVPGRLVSVVV, encoded by the coding sequence ATGGTGACGATGAGCGAGTCCGAGACCAACGCGGACATCCCGCCGTACCGGTACACGGCCGCGATGGCCGCGGAGATCGAGCCCCGCTGGCAGGCGTACTGGGCCGACAACGGCACCTTCAACGCGCCGAACCCGACCGGCGAGCTGGCGGACCCCACGCACCCGCGCGCGGGCGCGGGCGCGCCCAAGCTGCACGTGCAGGACATGTTCCCGTACCCGTCGGGTTCCGGACTGCACGTGGGGCACCCGCTGGGTTACATCGGCACCGACTCGTACACCCGGTACAAGCGCATGGCCGGCTACAACGTGCTGCACCCGATGGGCTTCGACGCCTTCGGCCTGCCCGCCGAGCAGTATGCGGTGCAGACCGGCACGCACCCGCGCTCCACCACCGAGGCCAACATCGAGCGCTACCGCGGGCAGCTGCGCCGGCTGGGGCTGGCGTACGACAACCGCCGCAGCTTCTCCACCACGGACCCGGACTACTACCGCTGGACCCAGTGGATCTTCCTGCAGGTCTTCAACTCGTGGTTCGACCCGGACCTGCGCAAGGCCCGCCCGATCGACGACCTGATCGCCGAGTTCGAGGCCGGCACCCGCGAGGTCCCCGGCGGCCGCGCCTGGTCGCAGCTGCCGGCCGTCGAGCGGCGCAAGGTCGTCGACGGCTTCCGGCTGGCGTACGTCAGCGAGGCGCCGGTCAACTGGTGCCCGGGGCTGGGCACCGTGCTGGCCAACGAGGAGGTCACCCCGGACGGGCGCAGCGAGCGCGGCAACTACCCGGTCTTCCAGCGCTCGCTGAAGCAGTGGATGATGCGGATCACCGCGTACGGCGACCGCCTGGTCGACGACCTGGACGCGCTGGACTGGCCGGAGCCGGTCAAGCTGATGCAGCGCAACTGGATCGGCCGTTCGCGGGGCGCGCACGTCGACTTCCCGCTGGACGGCGACGACGTCGTCTCGGTCTTCACCACGCGCCCCGACACCCTGTTCGGCGCGACGTACATGGTGCTGGCGCCCGAGCACACGCTGGTCGACTCGATCGTCCCGGCCGCCTGGCCCGAGGGGACGAACCCGGCATGGACCGGCGGCGCGGCGGGCCCGGCGGAGGCTGTCCGGGCATATCGGGCAGCTGCCGCGGCCAAGACCGAGGAGGAGCGGACCGACGCCAAGGTGAAGACCGGCGTCTTCACCGGTGCGTTCGCCACCAATCCGGTCAACGGGGCGAAGGTCCCCGTCTTCATCGCCGACTACGTGCTGGCCGGCTACGGCACCGGCGCGATCATGGCGGTGCCCGGCCACGACGAGCGGGACTGGGACTTCGCGCAGACGTTCGATCTGCCGATCGTGCGCACCATCGAGACCCCCGAGGGCTTCGACGGGGCGTACACCGGCGACGGCGCCGTGATCAACAGCGACTTCCTGAACGGCAAGGGGGTCACCGACGCCAAGGCGTCGATGATCGCCTGGCTGGAGGAGAAGGGCCACGGTCGCGGCGCGACCACGTTCCGGCTGCGCGACTGGCTGTTCAGCCGGCAGCGCTACTGGGGCGAACCCTTCCCGATCGTGTACGACGAGACGGGCCTGCCGGTCGCGCTGCCCGAGTCGATGCTGCCCGTGGAGCTGCCCGAGGTCGACGACTTCTCGCCGCGGACGTTCGACCCGGACGACGCCGACAGCGAGCCGGAGACGCCGCTGTCGCGCAAGAAGGACTGGGTCAACGTCGAGCTGGACCTGGGCGACGGGCTGAAGACGTACACCCGCGAGACCAACACCATGCCGCAGTGGGCCGGTTCGTGCTGGTACGAGCTGCGCTACCTGGACCCGCACAACGACAAGGTGCTGGTCGACCCGCAGAACGAGGCGTACTGGATGGGTCCGCAGCGTCCGGGCGACCCGGGCGGCGTCGACCTGTACGTCGGCGGCGTGGAGCACGCGGTGCTGCACCTGCTGTACGCGCGCTTCTGGCACAAGGTGCTGTACGACCTGGGCCACGTCTCGTCCTTCGAGCCGTTCCGCAAGCTGTTCAACCAGGGCTACATCCAGGCGTACGCGTACCAGGACGAGCGCGGCTTCTACGTGCCCGCCGAGGAGGTCGTCGAGCGCGACGGCGCGTACTACTACGGCGACAAGCAGGTCACCCGGTCGTACGGCAAGATGGGCAAGTCGCTGAAGAACGTCGTCACGCCGGACGAGATGAGCGAGCAATACGGCGCCGACACGTTCCGCGTGTACGAGATGGCGATGGGCCCGCTGGACGTGTCCCGCCCGTGGGAGACCCGGGCGGTGGTCGGCTCCCAGCGGTTCCTGCAGCGGGTCTGGCGGCTGATCGTGGACGAGGAGACCGGCGCGATCCGGGTCACCGACACGCCGCTGGACCCGAAGACCCGCCGGGCGCTGCACCAGACGATCGCCGGCGTCCGCGAGGACATGGACGAGCTGCGCTTCAACACGGCCATCGCCAAGCTGATCCAGCTGACCAACACGCTGACGCCGCTGCAGACGACGTCGCGCGAGGCGATCGAGCCGCTGGTGCTGATGATGTCGCCGTTCGCCCCGCACCTGGCCGAGGAGCTGTGGCGCAAGCTGGGCCACGACGGCACGTGCGCGTACGCGGACTTCCCGGTCGCCGACCCGGCCCAGCTGGTCGCCGAGTCCGTGACCTACCCGGTGCAGATCAACGGCAAGGTCCGCGGCCGCGTCGAGGTCGCGCCGGACACGGCCGAGGATGCCGTACGCGCGGCCGCGCTGGACGCCGTCGCCGACGCGCTGGCGGGCCGCGAGCCGCGCAAGGTGATCGTGGTACCGGGCCGGCTGGTCAGCGTCGTCGTCTGA
- a CDS encoding AAA family ATPase, producing MTTPTWDEPGGPLQADEFRAASEAIIANIEHVIEGKSATVRLALAVMLAEGHLLIEDVPGVGKTKLAKALARSIDCSVRRIQFTPDLLPSDVTGVSVYNQETRDFEFKPGAVFANLVVGDEINRASPKTQSALLECMEERQVTVDGTTYELQAPFMVVATQNPIEMEGTYPLPEAQRDRFTARIAMGYPDPRAELAMLSGHGAADPLNNLRAVADAALVRRLIATVRDVHAADAVQQYAIALVTATREAPEIRLGASPRSTLQLVRTAKAVAALEGRDYVLPDDLQALAVPVLAHRIIPTADAQLNRRTTDAIVAEIVHRLPLPHDRSRSPYDTRATGDGRAQYESRGL from the coding sequence GTGACAACCCCCACCTGGGATGAGCCCGGCGGCCCGCTGCAGGCCGACGAGTTCCGCGCCGCCAGTGAGGCGATCATCGCCAACATCGAGCACGTCATCGAGGGCAAGAGCGCCACCGTGCGGCTCGCGCTCGCCGTGATGCTGGCCGAAGGCCATCTGCTGATCGAGGACGTGCCCGGCGTCGGCAAGACCAAACTCGCCAAGGCCCTCGCGCGCTCGATCGACTGCTCGGTCCGCCGGATCCAGTTCACCCCGGACCTGCTGCCCAGCGACGTGACCGGCGTCAGCGTCTACAACCAGGAGACGCGCGACTTCGAGTTCAAGCCGGGCGCGGTCTTCGCCAACCTGGTGGTCGGCGACGAGATCAACCGGGCCTCGCCGAAGACCCAGTCCGCGCTGCTCGAGTGCATGGAGGAGCGGCAGGTCACGGTCGACGGCACCACGTACGAGCTGCAGGCTCCGTTCATGGTCGTCGCGACGCAGAACCCCATCGAGATGGAGGGCACGTACCCGCTGCCCGAGGCGCAGCGCGACCGCTTCACCGCGCGCATCGCGATGGGCTATCCGGACCCGCGCGCCGAGCTGGCGATGCTGAGCGGCCACGGCGCCGCCGACCCGCTGAACAACCTGCGCGCCGTCGCCGACGCCGCGCTGGTGCGCCGGCTCATCGCCACGGTCCGCGACGTGCACGCCGCCGACGCCGTCCAGCAGTACGCGATCGCGCTGGTCACCGCCACCCGCGAGGCGCCGGAGATCCGGCTGGGCGCCTCCCCGCGGTCGACGCTGCAGCTCGTCCGCACGGCCAAGGCGGTCGCCGCGCTCGAGGGCCGCGACTACGTGCTCCCCGACGACCTGCAGGCGCTGGCCGTCCCGGTGCTCGCGCACCGCATCATCCCGACGGCCGACGCGCAGCTCAACCGGCGCACCACGGACGCGATCGTGGCCGAGATCGTGCACCGGCTGCCGCTGCCGCACGACCGGAGCCGCTCCCCGTACGACACCCGCGCCACGGGCGACGGCCGGGCACAGTACGAGTCGCGGGGGCTCTGA